A window of Polyodon spathula isolate WHYD16114869_AA chromosome 30, ASM1765450v1, whole genome shotgun sequence contains these coding sequences:
- the c30h11orf65 gene encoding protein MFI — MTEKGSSEEHKVSSVDVQVPVLKSSPEEDGTQADYVDEQYIKSGSVNDDCGDVKQVLAAKVIQRTWRRHIDTRVFQYFKDLINFRQKGDPRLLLKYIIPKEAELLDSAAGIHIRFRLCGIKFPPSIYYKIFTHRPIVDMCANSPKDYTNVALKQSVPKQIHNRWKAAEDDQAGWYKRIENNGWRLLSDKISSVMGTSESDTKAIEFHYSKIKRRQEVERRRKQKKIEWMKKMYHQGLLQARTDDPDTAVLVKRATEGMIAAVDQNGAHSVVEWEVDELLEWTNSLNFEKYMNKWKEMGISNSSDSYKGSRFIFSAYDQYEFTKLSEVDS, encoded by the exons ATGACTGAAAAGGGATCCTCTGAAGAACACAAAGTAAG tTCTGTGGATGTACAGGTTCCGGTTTTGAAAAGCAGCCCTGaagaagatgggacccaggctGACTATGTAGATGAGCAATATATAAAGAGCGGCTCAGTAAATGATGACTGTGGCGATGTTAAGCAAGTTCTAGCTGCCAAAGTGATACAGAGGACATGGAGAAGGCACATT GACACCCGTGTGTTTCAATACTTCAAGGACTTGATTAACTTCAGACAGAAAGGGGATCCTCGCTTGCTTCTTAAATATATCATTCCTAAAGAA gctGAATTATTAGATTCTGCAGCAGGAATCCATATAAGATTTAGGCTGTGCGGA ATCAAATTTCCTCCAAGTATCTATTACAAGATATTCACCCATCGGCCCATTGTGGATATGTGTGCAAACAGCCCCAAAGACTACACTAATGTTGCTTTAAAACAGTCTGTGCCCAAACAAATCCATAATCGATGGAAAGCTGCAGAAGATGATCAAGCCGGCTGGTATAAACGGATAGAAAACAATGGCTGGAGGCTTCTCTCTGACAAG ATTAGCTCAGTGATGGGCACAAGTGAATCCGACACAAAAGCAATCGAATTTCATTACTCTAAAATCAAGAGGCGCCAGGAGGTAGAAAGAAGgcgtaaacagaaaaaaattgaatGGATGAAAAAGAT GTATCACCAAGGTCTCCTACAGGCACGTACCGACGACCCAGACACAGCTGTTCTGGTGAAGAGAGCAACAGAAGGAATGATTGCTGCAGTGGACCAGAACGGGGCCCACTCAGTGGTGGAGTGGGAAGTGGATGAACTGCTGGAGTGGACTAATTCACTCAACTTTGAAAA gtACATGAATAAATGGAAGGAAATGGGAATCAGTAACTCGTCAGACTCATACAAAG GTTCAAGATTTATTTTCTCTGCATACGACCAGTATGAGTTCACAAAACTCTCGGAGGTGGACAGCTAG